The sequence TACGCCCTCACGTAATATATCACTATATTTTGATCATACTAAAAAAATATCTCGATAGAATCGAAAGCTCATGTCATCCAATCAATTTAAGCCACTCGTATATTTGGTTGGTCCATCCGCGTCAGCACGTGAATTTACAAATAACttagtaataataaaaaattattcgaaGATAATCATGCACGAGAAATATTCAAAAGATTAtcataatttaatattaatttatgtGTTAACATTATTAAATATTGTGTCTAaaatataaaagattaaaaaattcatgaaaagtttcatttttaaaagagttttcttagcatttctcatctTTCACAAGACTTCTATTACTAGTCCGAAACTCTATTACGATAGTATCTTAGAAATCTTAGAAAAAATGTTAAGGAGGCATTCTTAAAGTAAGATTCTCTATGATTATCTGTTACCTCACAATTTAAcattaatttgtgtgttaacattataaaatatttactTAAAACATGAGGACAAAAGGTCCTTAAATAGTTTCACTTTTGAGTGAGTTTCCTTAGTATttcttatattattttgttCCATAAATGTCTCTTTAGATTATAGAGTATATTTTTTCGCTCCAAATTCTCTTATTCTCTTATTTAAGTAGTTGCGATTAATTCACGTcactattttatattgatttttttatacagaaaaagaaagaaaaagaaaagtgagaGACGATGGAAGGGAAAGGAAGGAGATTTGGAGTGGAAAGATGTCACATCCAGTCCTGGGTCCcaaccacatcccaggctcgactccaccgtagcacgatattgtccgctttaagCCCTGATCgtgtcctcacggttttgtttctgggaacttacgagcaacttcccagtgggttacccatcatgggattgatctcgtgcgctactcgcttaacttcggagtccCAATGGAaaccgaagccagtgagctcccaaaatgtctcgtgctaagtagggatggaaatatacatataaggatcagtcccctaggcgatgtgggatcttacaatccacccccctaaAGGGGCCCGACGTCATCGTCGGCATACTTCCGGTtagagattggctctgataccaatttgtcacatcccggcctcgTCCCCAACCACATCCtgagctcgactccaccgtagcacgatattatctgctttgggtcttgaccacgccctcacggttttgtttctgggaactcacgagcaacttcccagtaggtcacccatcatgggattgctctcgtacgttactcgcttaacttcggagttccgatagaacccgaagccagtgagctcccaaaatgcctcttgctaggtagggatgtgaatatacatataaggatcactcccctggacgatgtgtgATCTTACAAAAGAATCATAATTCCTAATTAAATTGTACAAGGGTTTGGTTTTGCAGCATTTATACttaggaattggatcctctctgaGGAAAAGCCTCGGGATCCTCCTGACCGACTAACATAGGCCGTTGGCTACAAACAGGAggtccctctaaaagttataataattgtagccgttggatcaaaatccaacggcaaGTGTTATTGGGTCAAGAAGATCCCGAGGCTTTGCCTCGGAGAAGATCCAATTCCTTATACTTACTACTGGTGGTTGCTGAGAAAACCGTACctgtggagaaatttttagttgtgacgagaATACAGATGTTACACCACATattttttatgcaagtggtggaaaattttaaattttaagttattaaccttttaacacacataacctaCTATTTATATAAGGACATGTGGTATACCATCTCGTGtgacggtcacattgaaaaatctctcgtacATGTGGATCATTGAGTTTAAAATGTCAAAAACACCCTTAATCATTGTACAGCTTTTGATAGTTGACTATAAAGTACTTgaccagaagaaaaaaagataaaaaatataaaaccatttTTCAGAAAGATTTATTTGTTAGTTTCACACTcacaaattacaaataaaatacgttgagttaatctcagtttactaccttaaaatttcttgattttcaacttttatatatcaagtttttttttttttttttttaaattctaaagtGCTACTTAAAGTTataattttgagatattttcaTACCTCTGTTAAGGTTGCTGTTAAATTAGCCGTTAACTGATGTCGTGACACCTACGTGAACAATGATCAaggcccagtcattgtccacgtgaGCGTCATGTCACTAGTTAAAGGTTAATTTAATAGCAGCTGTAATGGATGTATGAAAATGTTCCAAATTTATGACTctgtaatgaaaaaaatttgatgtaccaaatgttgaaaaccaaaaaattcaaaatagtAAGCTGAGATTAATCCAAATAAATTTATGTTGCATGATGATTATTATTACTTACACTAATAAAATCAAGTTTATGCTTTAAGGAAATGGTTTATCTGCATTCATTTCCTCATTCTTCACGCTTCTATTTATTtatatcttttaatttttttcacttaaaaatcagaaataaacttgaatgtgttcaaaaagaaaagaatgtgtCACAATGCgtgttttacttttatttttcctttgtcAATACATGTTTTACGTTTAATTGGTTCAGGGAAATTGGAACAAAAAAATTACgagtttatttgaaattaaaaaaaaatacataaattacaagttgaGTTGAAATTGTAGCACATACACACCACTAAATAAATATGTGACACTGATCATCATCTCCCATCTTGATCGTCGATCCCAGAAAAGATTGTCCTCGACATCCCTTTGATCGGTTCGTTTGTAGTCGAATTTTGCTCACTACTATTTGTTTTGGTCATCCAATCCGATGACTCTCCCAAGCTACTACTAAACCCTAATGCATCACTATCGTTCATTACCGCAACCTCATCTTCTCCCTTCTTGTCAATGTCGAAACCTAATTCTCCTTGTTCCTCTTTTTGATGGAGCTGCAATGCAAATTCAAGCCCCCACACAACGTCATCCATCGACGGCCGATTGATCCCATTATCATGCATGCAACTCATCGCGACGTCAGCGAATTTATTCATACACGCAGTTCCGATCTTACCCTTCAAGTTAGGGTCCATAATTTGATCAAGTTCCCCCTTGAGATAGCAACTCTTTGCCCAGTGAGCTAGGCTCATTTGCTTCTTGTCTGGTCCACGCACTAAAGCTGGTCTGGCACATAAAACCTCACACAACACCACCCCAAACGAGTACACGTCAGACTTTTCCGTCAGCTGGTTAAGACGGTAATATTCCGGATCCAAATACCCGAAACTACCCTTCGCCACGGTAGTAATATGGGTCTTGGACATGGTGGTGGGGCCCATTTTCGACAACCCGAAATCGGACACTTTAGCCACCCATTTCTCATCCAATAAGATGTTTGTGCTCTTCACGTCTCGGTGAATAATCGTGTACTTCCCGCCTGTGTGTAGATAATGCAACCCACGAGCGGCGCCGATGCAAATTTGGAGTCGTTGATCCCACGAAAGAGGAGGATTATCGGTGTTGTAAAGATGGCCACGAAGGGTCCCAAGCGCCATGTAATCATACACCAAGATCATCTCACCCTCGTCCGTACAATACCCGATGagtgataccaagtgctggtgGCGAAGTTGCGAGAGCAGCTCGATCTCCGTCTTGAACTCCTGGGCCCCCTGCGACGACTCGGACTTAAGCCGTTTGATCGCAACGGGGGTGGTCCCACTATCACGGCCGCCGGTGTTGATGTTCCCTTTGTACACGTGGCCGAACCCGCCAACACCAATAATGAAAATTTCGTTGAAATTTTCGGTGGCGGCTTTGATCTCCGTCAGCGAAAAGCAGTGACACAAATCGGACGGCAGAGATGAGCCGCCTCGTGAATTGGTAGAGTTTGCCGCTCTGCGGCTAGAGTGTCCGTAGCCCTTGACATATTTTCGTCGGTGTCTAAAAACCAAGAGTAACCCTAGTACGGAAAGCACTACGAGTGCGGCGGAGACTGCACCAGCAACAACGGCAATAAAATGAGTCCTTGACCCTTTTTTTCTTGGTGGTATCACTTCTTTCGGATGAGGAAGAGGCGGATTGGGGTCTGGTCCGGCGAGATTACCATTTGTATCATTCATTTTGAAGATCTCCAGCccgttcaaaattgcatccaaGGACCTACTAACCCTCCAATGCACAGGGTGTGGTTGCAGTGTGATGGAGAGAGATACTTTCTTCTCGTTTCCGGTGACGGAAGGCATGAACACAACATAGTCTCTGTACGTTGGAATTCCATTCCCGCCACTCCAGTCGATTATGTCGGCTCGTGTTTCAGCCGTTTGATTGGCTATGTAGATCTGAAACACTCGGTCACCAATCTTGCTAATTTGAGGCTCAAACTCACAAAAATGAAGCCTAACCAGGTAAGAAAAATTGGGATGGACAGGAAATCCCCAGGTGAGGTTGTACCGCTGGTTGATGGTGGCGTTTGGGCCCATAGACCTCCCGGTTTGGTAAACTTGTTCCGGAGCGGAGTAGTTTGGAATTTTTGCAAAGTTGAGATGAAGGCTTGTGTTAATTGGTAGAGCGATGTACCTAAAACTTGCATTATCCAAGTAAGTTTGCTCAAATGAATAGCCCTCCCAGTTGCGGTACAAGCCGGTGTCTTCATTGAAAAACAACCCGCGTCCGCCTATGTTGATTCTGTAAACTATCTCCATGGCAGTGTTGTTTTCAACGCGAATCGTATTTTCGGTGCCTATCATTTCAATCCCATGGGGGTCTTCTGGTGCAGTATAGTAAAGATTTGGGGGCATGGACACAATTT is a genomic window of Malus domestica chromosome 09, GDT2T_hap1 containing:
- the LOC103442434 gene encoding receptor-like protein kinase FERONIA, which gives rise to MTKPIFMSHLSLSLFLHIIIATTLVAADPPPIYTPVEDITVKCGSPGQLFNEYDERNWSGDIKSKFTPIDVHQAAGSNTSVFKEALPSSSALQIPYTTVRLSRSEFTYRFNLTAGQKFIRLYFYPVSYPDFDRSEALFSVKASGFTLLKDFNASVNADASFKADGYEVGTLYREFCINIEEEDQSLNITFTPSGSKASPDAYAFINGIEIVSMPPNLYYTAPEDPHGIEMIGTENTIRVENNTAMEIVYRINIGGRGLFFNEDTGLYRNWEGYSFEQTYLDNASFRYIALPINTSLHLNFAKIPNYSAPEQVYQTGRSMGPNATINQRYNLTWGFPVHPNFSYLVRLHFCEFEPQISKIGDRVFQIYIANQTAETRADIIDWSGGNGIPTYRDYVVFMPSVTGNEKKVSLSITLQPHPVHWRVSRSLDAILNGLEIFKMNDTNGNLAGPDPNPPLPHPKEVIPPRKKGSRTHFIAVVAGAVSAALVVLSVLGLLLVFRHRRKYVKGYGHSSRRAANSTNSRGGSSLPSDLCHCFSLTEIKAATENFNEIFIIGVGGFGHVYKGNINTGGRDSGTTPVAIKRLKSESSQGAQEFKTEIELLSQLRHQHLVSLIGYCTDEGEMILVYDYMALGTLRGHLYNTDNPPLSWDQRLQICIGAARGLHYLHTGGKYTIIHRDVKSTNILLDEKWVAKVSDFGLSKMGPTTMSKTHITTVAKGSFGYLDPEYYRLNQLTEKSDVYSFGVVLCEVLCARPALVRGPDKKQMSLAHWAKSCYLKGELDQIMDPNLKGKIGTACMNKFADVAMSCMHDNGINRPSMDDVVWGLEFALQLHQKEEQGELGFDIDKKGEDEVAVMNDSDALGFSSSLGESSDWMTKTNSSEQNSTTNEPIKGMSRTIFSGIDDQDGR